A stretch of the Papaver somniferum cultivar HN1 chromosome 6, ASM357369v1, whole genome shotgun sequence genome encodes the following:
- the LOC113287679 gene encoding DNA-directed RNA polymerase II subunit RPB7 isoform X1, whose translation MFFHIVLERNMQLHPRHFGPNLRDKLVAKLMKDVEGTCSGRHGFVVAITGVDNVGKGLIRDGTGFVTFPVKYQCVVFRPFKGEILEAVVTMVNKMGFFAEAGPVQIFVSNHLIPDDMEFQSGDIPNYTTSDGSVKIQKDSEVRLKIIGTRVDATEIFCIGTIKDDFLGVINDPGAAA comes from the exons ATGTTTTTTCACATAGTGCTGGAAAGAAACATGCAACTGCATCCTCGTCATTTCGGCCCAAATCTACGTGATAAGTTGGTCGCGAAGCTCATGAAAGATGTGGAAGGCACTTGCAG TGGCCGTCACGGGTTCGTGGTGGCAATAACGGGGGTTGATAATGTTGGAAAAGGACTAATTCGTGATGGTACAGGGTTTGTGACGTTTCCTGTCAAGTACCAATGTGTAGTTTTCAGACCTTTTAAAGGAGAGATACTTGAAGCTGTAGTGACCATGGTTAATAAG ATGGGGTTTTTTGCTGAAGCTGGTCCTGTTCAAATATTTGTGTCGAACCAT CTTATACCAGATGATATGGAATTCCAGTCTGGAGATATCCCAAATTATACAACTTCAGATGGATCA GTTAAAATTCAAAAGGATAGTGAAGTACGGCTAAAGATAATTGGAACTCGAGTTGATGCTACAGAAATA TTTTGCATTGGTACCATAAAAGATGATTTCTTGGGTGTGATTAACGACCCGGGAGCGGCTGCTTAA
- the LOC113287679 gene encoding DNA-directed RNA polymerase II subunit RPB7 isoform X2, with protein MFFHIVLERNMQLHPRHFGPNLRDKLVAKLMKDVEGTCSGRHGFVVAITGVDNVGKGLIRDGTGFVTFPVKYQCVVFRPFKGEILEAVVTMVNKLIPDDMEFQSGDIPNYTTSDGSVKIQKDSEVRLKIIGTRVDATEIFCIGTIKDDFLGVINDPGAAA; from the exons ATGTTTTTTCACATAGTGCTGGAAAGAAACATGCAACTGCATCCTCGTCATTTCGGCCCAAATCTACGTGATAAGTTGGTCGCGAAGCTCATGAAAGATGTGGAAGGCACTTGCAG TGGCCGTCACGGGTTCGTGGTGGCAATAACGGGGGTTGATAATGTTGGAAAAGGACTAATTCGTGATGGTACAGGGTTTGTGACGTTTCCTGTCAAGTACCAATGTGTAGTTTTCAGACCTTTTAAAGGAGAGATACTTGAAGCTGTAGTGACCATGGTTAATAAG CTTATACCAGATGATATGGAATTCCAGTCTGGAGATATCCCAAATTATACAACTTCAGATGGATCA GTTAAAATTCAAAAGGATAGTGAAGTACGGCTAAAGATAATTGGAACTCGAGTTGATGCTACAGAAATA TTTTGCATTGGTACCATAAAAGATGATTTCTTGGGTGTGATTAACGACCCGGGAGCGGCTGCTTAA